The DNA window CTTCGTTCAACGATTCACGAGCACCAAGCCATGAGCATGAACAGCCAAGACCTCCTCGCATCGACCGGTCACGCCCAGGATGAGACCGAGTTCTACACGCCGCTGCCCGAGGGGTATGTGCGTGGCAAGACCAAGTACGTCGTGGTCGTCGGCACCGTCATCAGCGGCTTGGGCAAGGGCATCTTCGCCTCGTCGCTGGCGAAGTTGCTCAAGGACAAGAAGCTCACCGTCGCGCCGATCAAGATGGAGGGTTACCTCAACATCGACTCGGGCACATTGAACCCCTTCCGCCACGGCGAGGTGTTCGTGCTGGACGACGGCATGGAAACCGACATGGACCTGGGCACCTACGAGCGCCTGCTCGACCAGAACCTCGGCGGCGAAAACTTCACCACCAACGGCCAGGTGCTCAGTGCCGTGCTCAAGAAGGAACGCGAGGGCGGGTACCTCGGACGCGACGTGCAGGTCATCCCGCACGTCGTCGGCGAGGTGAAGTTGAAACTCCGCGAACTCGCCGTCAAGAGTCAGGCCGACGTCGTTTTCGTCGAGATCGGTGGCACCGTCGGCGACTACGAGAACTCCTTCTACCTCGAAGCTTGCCGACAACTCGCTTACGAAGAAGGCGAGAACGCGGTGATGTTTGTCGCGCTCACGTACGTCCTCCAGCCCAACGCGCTCGGTGAGCAGAAGTCCAAGGCGGCGCAGCTCGGTATCAAACGCCTCATGGAACTGGGCATCATGCCCCAGATCGTCGCCTGCCGCGGCCGTCGGCCGATCAACGAGAAGGTCCGGCAGAAGATCAGCATGTACACGAACGTCCCGATGCGGCGCGTGTTCAGCATGCACGATCTCGACAGCATCTACCTCGTGCCCGAGGCGCTACGCGGTGCAGGGCTGGACCGTGAGGTGATGACCCACCTCGATCTGCACGAACGGGCCGACGTGCTGCATGAAGACGAGCAGCGTGCGCTGTGGAAGCGCTACGTCGACGCGATCGGGATGGAGCGTGAGAAGAAACTCAAGGTCGCCGTCACCGGTAAGTACACGTCCGTTCGCGACGCTTACGCCTCGATCATCAAGGCCATCGAGCACTGCGAAGTCCACACCGGCATCAGCGTCGAGCTCGAGTGGATCGACACGACCAACATCACCGACAAGAACGTCGCCGCCCGGCTCAAGGGCATGCACGGCATCATCGTCCCCGGCGGCTTTGGCGCGCGTGGCACCGAGGGCAAGATCGCTTGCATCAAATACGCCCGGGAAAACAAGCTGCCGTACCTCGGGATCTGTCTCGGCTTCCAGATGGCAGTGATCGAATATGCCCGCAACGTCGCGGGGTTGCCCGATGCCGACTCGACCGAGTTCAGCCGTGATTCCAGCTGCCCGGTCATCGACATCCTTCCCGAGCAAAAGCAGATCGAGGGGCTCGGCGGCAACATGCGGCTCGGCGGGAAGGACATCGACGTCACGCCCAGCTCGCTCGCCGCCGAACTCTTTGAGCGCAAGCTCGACGAGAACAATCGAATCCGCTTGCGCTTCCGCCACCGCTACGAGGTGGACCCGAAGTACATCGAACAGCTGACCAAAGCTGGCCTGATCTTCAGCGGCAAGCACCCGCACCAGCCGATCATGCAGATCCTCGAACTGCCGCGGTCCGAGCACCCGTACTTTGTCGGCACTCAGGCCCACCCGGAAATGACCAGTCGTCCGCTCGACCCGAGCCCGTTGTTCCTGGGATTGGTGAAAGCGGCCGAGAAGTACGCGGCGGCGAAGCCCGCGG is part of the Planctomycetota bacterium genome and encodes:
- a CDS encoding CTP synthase, producing MNSQDLLASTGHAQDETEFYTPLPEGYVRGKTKYVVVVGTVISGLGKGIFASSLAKLLKDKKLTVAPIKMEGYLNIDSGTLNPFRHGEVFVLDDGMETDMDLGTYERLLDQNLGGENFTTNGQVLSAVLKKEREGGYLGRDVQVIPHVVGEVKLKLRELAVKSQADVVFVEIGGTVGDYENSFYLEACRQLAYEEGENAVMFVALTYVLQPNALGEQKSKAAQLGIKRLMELGIMPQIVACRGRRPINEKVRQKISMYTNVPMRRVFSMHDLDSIYLVPEALRGAGLDREVMTHLDLHERADVLHEDEQRALWKRYVDAIGMEREKKLKVAVTGKYTSVRDAYASIIKAIEHCEVHTGISVELEWIDTTNITDKNVAARLKGMHGIIVPGGFGARGTEGKIACIKYARENKLPYLGICLGFQMAVIEYARNVAGLPDADSTEFSRDSSCPVIDILPEQKQIEGLGGNMRLGGKDIDVTPSSLAAELFERKLDENNRIRLRFRHRYEVDPKYIEQLTKAGLIFSGKHPHQPIMQILELPRSEHPYFVGTQAHPEMTSRPLDPSPLFLGLVKAAEKYAAAKPAAKVSV